One genomic region from Planctomycetia bacterium encodes:
- a CDS encoding AP protein → MMKRWLIVGLALFLLTLPFQNTQAAGAEELRTRNVLLVTIDGLRWQEVFRGAEERLVSKEAGNVKDIPATRAAYLRDNPADARATLMPFVWNVIAKEGQLFGNRDAGSEAKVLNNRHFSYPGYNEILCGFPDERIGSNDKIANQNITVLEWLSRRPSVGGRVAAFCSWDVFPYIINSERSGIPVNAGWTPLEVAEHDDELAAFNRVNAELPRMWAGVRYDTITAFGAREYLRLKKPRLLYVSLGEPDDWAHEGRYDLYLDSTKTCDRLIAELWALAQSLPEYAGKTTLVLTVDHGRGRDGDGWKNHSVDIPGSDEIWMAVLGPDTPALGERTGNDFTQSQIAATVAQFFGEDYAGAIPTAGKPLPGVLGSAAK, encoded by the coding sequence ATGATGAAGCGATGGCTGATTGTTGGGCTGGCACTTTTTCTGTTGACGTTGCCGTTCCAGAACACGCAGGCCGCCGGGGCAGAGGAACTGCGCACCCGCAACGTGCTGCTGGTCACCATCGACGGACTGCGCTGGCAAGAGGTTTTTCGTGGAGCCGAGGAACGACTCGTTTCGAAAGAAGCCGGCAACGTCAAAGACATACCGGCGACGCGCGCCGCGTATCTCCGCGACAATCCGGCGGACGCCCGCGCGACGTTGATGCCGTTTGTCTGGAACGTCATCGCCAAGGAAGGGCAACTGTTCGGCAATCGCGACGCAGGGAGCGAAGCGAAGGTGCTCAACAATCGCCATTTTTCTTATCCAGGCTACAACGAGATCCTGTGCGGTTTCCCGGACGAACGCATTGGTTCGAATGACAAGATCGCCAACCAGAACATCACGGTGCTGGAATGGCTCTCGCGGCGGCCCTCCGTCGGCGGGCGCGTGGCGGCGTTCTGCTCTTGGGACGTCTTCCCTTACATCATCAACAGCGAACGCTCCGGCATTCCGGTCAACGCCGGCTGGACGCCGTTGGAAGTCGCGGAACACGACGACGAACTGGCGGCATTCAACCGCGTCAACGCCGAACTCCCGCGGATGTGGGCCGGTGTGCGCTACGACACCATCACGGCGTTCGGGGCGCGGGAATACCTGCGACTGAAAAAACCGCGACTACTTTACGTTTCGCTGGGCGAACCGGACGATTGGGCCCATGAAGGGCGCTACGACTTGTATCTGGATTCCACGAAAACGTGCGATCGGCTGATCGCGGAGTTATGGGCGCTCGCGCAAAGTCTGCCCGAATATGCCGGCAAGACGACGCTGGTACTCACCGTCGATCACGGCCGGGGGCGCGACGGCGACGGCTGGAAGAACCACAGCGTCGATATTCCCGGCTCCGACGAAATCTGGATGGCCGTCCTCGGCCCCGATACGCCGGCCCTCGGCGAGCGTACCGGCAACGATTTCACGCAAAGCCAGATCGCGGCCACGGTGGCGCAGTTTTTCGGCGAAGACTATGCCGGCGCGATCCCGACGGCCGGCAAGCCGCTTCCCGGAGTCCTAGGCTCGGCGGCCAAGTAA
- a CDS encoding molybdopterin-dependent oxidoreductase translates to MNANNSLRVDGLVERALALNFDDLRALPEADQVRDVRRLGAKRGGDAVGLATILRLAGASSEAQYITLHAGADDFHASVPLSSVSDKAVLIYQQDGAPLPAAAGGPFRFFIPDHAACRTAEIDECANVKFVDRIELTRERGFDNRPQDETEHAKLHEPG, encoded by the coding sequence ATGAATGCAAACAATTCGTTGCGCGTCGACGGCCTGGTCGAGCGCGCATTGGCGTTGAACTTCGACGACCTTCGCGCTTTGCCGGAGGCGGATCAGGTACGCGACGTACGTCGGCTAGGCGCCAAACGTGGCGGCGACGCCGTGGGGTTAGCGACCATTCTGCGGCTCGCTGGCGCATCGAGCGAGGCTCAGTACATTACCTTGCACGCCGGGGCGGATGATTTTCACGCCAGCGTTCCGCTCAGTTCGGTGAGCGACAAGGCGGTCCTCATCTATCAGCAGGACGGCGCGCCGCTGCCCGCGGCGGCGGGCGGGCCATTCCGGTTCTTTATTCCCGATCACGCCGCCTGCCGCACGGCCGAGATCGACGAATGCGCGAACGTCAAATTCGTTGACCGCATCGAGCTGACGCGCGAGCGCGGCTTCGATAACCGCCCGCAGGATGAGACTGAGCACGCCAAGTTGCATGAGCCGGGCTAG